The Bernardetia litoralis DSM 6794 genome includes a window with the following:
- a CDS encoding protoporphyrinogen/coproporphyrinogen oxidase, which translates to MTDVLIIGGGIAGLTAAKKIHKRGLSVKIIEATDRVGGRVKTDIVNGFRLDRGFQVLLTAYPETKKILNYSKLQLKNINAGALLHTDKGVFEFADPFRNPSKTLSTLANPIGTWADKLRMLLVKTEINGKGLHEIFTQPETTTYQALRQNYRFKSSLIEQFLNPFLAGIFLEKDLETSNRMFDFIFQMFSKGNGAVPALGMEEIPRQLASSLPNDAIVTNEKVVSINKNKATTESGNEFEAKTILIATDNNEFAQSYRATTSENETTRGTTNLYFSMDKSIIKRPVLCLNSLKNRLVNNFVVMSDISSDYAPIDKSLLSVSIVTDNENKNFTEEELIEKARRELSLWYGTHAYEWDFLKSYSIPHALPNQNSVKYTPSMEDLKIHDGLYRCGDYLLNGSLNAAMRSGRLVADLIGDEI; encoded by the coding sequence AATACATAAAAGAGGGCTTTCTGTCAAAATCATAGAAGCTACTGACCGAGTAGGAGGAAGAGTAAAAACAGATATTGTAAATGGTTTTCGTTTGGATAGAGGTTTTCAAGTACTCTTGACAGCTTATCCAGAGACAAAAAAGATATTAAATTACTCAAAACTTCAACTCAAAAATATCAATGCAGGTGCGCTTTTGCATACTGATAAAGGAGTTTTTGAATTTGCTGACCCATTTCGTAATCCATCAAAAACACTTTCTACTCTTGCCAATCCAATCGGAACTTGGGCAGATAAATTGCGTATGCTTTTGGTAAAAACAGAAATAAATGGGAAAGGTTTACATGAAATTTTTACACAGCCAGAAACTACAACTTATCAAGCTCTAAGGCAAAATTATAGATTTAAAAGCTCTTTGATAGAGCAGTTTTTGAATCCATTTTTGGCAGGAATATTTTTAGAAAAAGATTTGGAAACTTCAAATAGAATGTTTGATTTTATATTTCAAATGTTTTCAAAAGGAAATGGAGCAGTTCCAGCTTTGGGAATGGAAGAAATTCCTCGTCAGCTTGCCAGTAGCTTGCCAAATGATGCCATTGTTACAAATGAAAAAGTAGTTTCGATAAATAAAAATAAAGCTACGACAGAAAGTGGAAATGAGTTTGAAGCAAAAACAATTCTGATTGCAACAGATAATAATGAGTTTGCACAATCTTACAGAGCAACTACAAGCGAAAATGAAACTACAAGAGGAACAACAAATTTGTATTTCTCAATGGATAAATCAATCATAAAACGTCCTGTTTTGTGTCTAAATTCTTTGAAGAACCGATTGGTAAATAATTTTGTAGTAATGAGTGATATTTCTTCGGATTATGCACCCATTGATAAATCTTTACTTTCTGTCTCTATTGTTACAGATAATGAAAATAAAAACTTTACAGAAGAAGAATTAATAGAAAAAGCAAGAAGAGAACTAAGTTTGTGGTACGGAACGCACGCCTACGAGTGGGATTTTTTGAAGTCTTATTCCATTCCTCACGCTCTACCAAATCAAAATTCTGTAAAATATACACCTTCTATGGAAGATTTGAAAATACATGATGGTTTGTATCGTTGTGGTGATTATTTATTGAATGGTTCTCTGAATGCTGCGATGCGTTCAGGGCGTTTGGTAGCTGATTTGATTGGTGATGAGATTTAA